The following are from one region of the Chloroflexi bacterium ADurb.Bin180 genome:
- a CDS encoding ferredoxin, whose protein sequence is MSKIQAVYERLADRLSRTPNGLPRSPKGTELKVLAKMFSPEQAELGAAMRMRREDAATIAARAGVEEKAALATLKGMARRGLVSVRRGENGLVFGLEPFVVGSYEESLAYYDKEMAELFEQLVQETRGEGMVGGPGPSLVRVIPVQQAVPADIELAPYERVSALVENAKDWGVRECICRKQRELIGQRCEYPKFNCVNFAPVEGVFAHLPHVRQVTKEEALRILREAEEAGLVHTVYNYQQDIHYICNCCPCCCGILRGVVEFGQAHALAHSNYIARVDDDACVGCEACLERCHFGALAMDDGVCHVDGSKCMGCGLCVSACPSDALSLEQRKASVEAPPPVDRQAWQQERADARGVPLDDLV, encoded by the coding sequence ATGAGCAAGATTCAGGCCGTCTATGAGCGTCTCGCTGACCGTTTGAGCAGAACCCCGAACGGGCTGCCCCGCAGCCCCAAAGGCACCGAGCTCAAGGTGCTGGCCAAGATGTTTTCTCCCGAGCAGGCCGAGCTGGGCGCGGCAATGCGCATGAGGCGCGAGGATGCGGCGACCATCGCCGCACGGGCCGGGGTAGAGGAAAAGGCCGCCCTGGCTACCCTCAAGGGCATGGCCAGGCGCGGTTTGGTGAGTGTCCGACGCGGAGAGAATGGCCTCGTCTTTGGGCTGGAACCGTTCGTGGTGGGCTCCTACGAAGAGTCGCTGGCCTACTACGACAAGGAGATGGCCGAGCTGTTCGAGCAGCTCGTTCAGGAGACACGCGGCGAGGGCATGGTCGGCGGGCCCGGACCCTCTCTAGTTCGTGTCATTCCTGTGCAGCAGGCCGTGCCGGCGGACATCGAGCTGGCTCCCTATGAGCGGGTGAGCGCGCTGGTCGAGAACGCCAAGGACTGGGGCGTGAGGGAGTGCATCTGCCGCAAGCAGAGAGAGCTCATCGGGCAGCGCTGCGAGTATCCCAAGTTCAACTGCGTGAACTTTGCCCCGGTGGAGGGAGTGTTTGCCCACCTTCCGCATGTGCGTCAGGTGACCAAGGAAGAGGCGCTGCGCATCCTGCGCGAGGCCGAAGAGGCGGGCCTGGTGCATACGGTGTACAACTATCAGCAGGACATCCATTACATCTGCAACTGCTGCCCCTGCTGCTGCGGGATTCTGCGCGGGGTGGTCGAGTTTGGCCAGGCGCACGCACTGGCGCACTCGAACTATATCGCGCGCGTGGATGATGACGCCTGTGTGGGCTGCGAGGCCTGCCTGGAGCGCTGTCACTTTGGCGCGCTGGCCATGGACGATGGCGTGTGCCACGTTGACGGGAGCAAGTGCATGGGCTGCGGGCTGTGCGTGAGCGCCTGCCCAAGCGATGCCCTCAGCCTCGAACAGCGCAAGGCCAGTGTTGAGGCACCGCCGCCGGTGGACCGCCAGGCCTGGCAGCAGGAGCGCGCCGATGCCAGGGGAGTGCCGCTGGACGACCTCGTATAG